In Desulfoplanes formicivorans, a single genomic region encodes these proteins:
- a CDS encoding ABC transporter ATP-binding protein — protein MSLLHVSHLTKSFGGLMAVNDVSFDLEANTVMGLIGPNGAGKTTVFNLITGNYPSDAGEVVFNGESLIRQSPHAIVSRGIARTFQTIRLFPNMKVIENVLAGCHCRMQSGIFSSMFRLPGQRREEKKALEQAFKELEFVKLAHQANNKAKNLSYGNQRLLEIARALASQPKLIILDEPAGGMNAQETAELVELIKDIKQRGITVLLIEHDMSLVMRICEQIIVLEHGALIAQGSPEDVQNNPRVIEAYLGTDEE, from the coding sequence ATGAGTCTTTTGCACGTTTCCCATCTGACCAAATCCTTTGGCGGTCTCATGGCTGTCAACGACGTGAGTTTTGACCTGGAAGCCAACACGGTTATGGGTCTCATCGGTCCCAACGGAGCCGGTAAGACCACCGTATTCAATCTGATCACCGGCAATTACCCTTCCGATGCGGGCGAGGTTGTCTTTAACGGCGAATCCCTGATCCGCCAATCACCTCATGCCATTGTCTCCAGGGGGATTGCCCGCACCTTCCAGACCATCCGCCTTTTCCCCAACATGAAGGTCATTGAAAATGTCCTGGCAGGCTGCCATTGCCGCATGCAATCTGGGATCTTTTCCTCCATGTTCCGCCTGCCCGGTCAGCGCCGGGAAGAAAAAAAGGCATTGGAACAGGCCTTCAAGGAGCTGGAATTCGTCAAATTGGCCCATCAGGCCAACAACAAGGCCAAGAACCTGTCCTACGGCAACCAGCGCCTTTTGGAAATCGCCCGGGCACTGGCCTCACAACCCAAGCTCATCATCCTGGACGAACCCGCAGGGGGCATGAACGCCCAGGAAACCGCCGAGTTGGTTGAACTGATCAAGGACATCAAGCAACGGGGCATAACCGTCCTGCTCATCGAACATGATATGAGCCTGGTCATGCGCATTTGCGAACAGATCATCGTTCTGGAACATGGTGCCTTGATCGCCCAAGGTTCTCCCGAAGACGTACAGAACAATCCCAGGGTCATTGAAGCCTATCTGGGTACCGACGAGGAATGA
- a CDS encoding branched-chain amino acid ABC transporter permease, protein MYLCFAVFVLAMAFGPSFLNPYWVDVLNNIGIYAILALSLNFILGHAGMFHMGHAAFFAVGAYVTAILNTMYHIPIVWLMPLSGIAAALFAAIVARPIIHLRGDYLLIVTIGIVEIVRIALVNDIFGVTGGANGIFGIGRPEFFGMKIRRPHQFYYYIWIFLGISVLLFRMLENSRFGRALNCIKEDELAAEGCGINTAHYKLIAFVLGAFWAGMVGNIYASKMMIISPESFSFWESVLYFTIVILGGSGSIPGVILGAFLIVGLPEVFRQFASARMLIFGAAMVIMMIFRPSGILPPLPRTYKLAKENRGGSES, encoded by the coding sequence ATGTATCTCTGTTTTGCCGTCTTTGTACTTGCAATGGCCTTTGGCCCGTCGTTTCTGAACCCCTACTGGGTGGATGTACTGAACAACATCGGCATCTACGCGATTCTGGCCCTGAGTCTCAATTTCATCCTTGGTCATGCGGGCATGTTCCACATGGGTCACGCAGCCTTTTTTGCCGTGGGGGCCTATGTCACGGCCATATTGAACACCATGTACCATATCCCGATCGTCTGGCTCATGCCATTAAGCGGCATTGCTGCCGCTCTTTTTGCAGCGATTGTTGCCAGACCGATTATCCACCTGCGTGGCGACTACCTGCTCATCGTGACCATCGGCATCGTGGAAATCGTGCGCATCGCCCTGGTGAATGATATTTTCGGAGTTACAGGAGGCGCCAACGGGATCTTTGGCATCGGCAGGCCGGAATTCTTTGGGATGAAAATCAGAAGGCCGCATCAATTCTATTATTACATCTGGATATTCCTGGGTATAAGCGTACTCCTCTTTCGCATGCTCGAAAATTCACGGTTCGGTCGAGCCCTCAATTGCATCAAGGAAGACGAGCTGGCCGCCGAGGGATGCGGGATCAACACGGCCCACTACAAGCTGATCGCCTTTGTCCTGGGCGCGTTCTGGGCCGGCATGGTCGGCAATATCTATGCTTCCAAGATGATGATCATCTCTCCGGAATCATTTTCCTTCTGGGAATCAGTCCTCTACTTTACCATCGTCATCCTGGGTGGTTCCGGCAGCATCCCCGGGGTCATTCTGGGAGCCTTTCTCATTGTGGGACTGCCGGAAGTCTTCAGACAGTTCGCCAGCGCCCGGATGCTGATCTTTGGTGCGGCCATGGTCATCATGATGATCTTCCGCCCATCAGGCATTCTTCCGCCCCTGCCGCGGACCTACAAACTGGCCAAGGAGAACCGGGGAGGATCTGAGTCATGA
- a CDS encoding PilZ domain-containing protein — MPQENDATNPQDSRESRSHRRIAHSTPIQFVSENSYRTYHATMRNYSSGGMYIEAKRPLVPGKDIRISMSNYSDKEKDGPEIFSGYFGRVVWCRPVRSGSTNLYGVGIEYDYPVYFHEIGE; from the coding sequence ATGCCACAGGAAAACGATGCTACCAATCCCCAAGACTCTCGTGAGTCCCGATCCCATCGAAGAATCGCTCATTCCACACCCATTCAGTTTGTCAGCGAAAATTCCTACCGGACATATCACGCGACCATGAGAAATTACAGTAGTGGAGGGATGTACATCGAGGCCAAGCGCCCTCTGGTTCCCGGTAAGGATATCCGTATCAGCATGTCCAATTATTCGGACAAGGAAAAGGATGGTCCGGAAATTTTCAGCGGCTACTTTGGCAGGGTGGTTTGGTGCAGGCCGGTCCGTTCGGGATCAACCAACCTCTATGGTGTGGGCATTGAAT
- a CDS encoding branched-chain amino acid ABC transporter permease gives MELFFQQLTNGLAVGGIYALIALGYTMVYGVMKLINFAHGDLFTIGAFLGLTLLTAMGLTDTLGPVLGILVLALMVMGLVAIIGVILERVAYKPLRKADRLAAVVSALGASIFFQNAVMLIYGARFRVYPHDILPKVAVNILGLEIPLIRIIILSTSLLLMAGLYFFVQKTKTGTAIRAAAIDQGAAKLMGINVNGVISIVFLIGPALGGAAGVMVGMYYGQVNFTMGWMYGLKAFIAAILGGIGNIPGAMLGGLLLGVIEAMGAAYLSIAWKDAIAFVVLILILIVRPTGLLGERVAEKV, from the coding sequence ATGGAGCTTTTTTTCCAACAATTGACCAATGGATTGGCCGTGGGCGGCATTTATGCCCTTATTGCCCTCGGATATACCATGGTCTACGGGGTCATGAAACTGATCAATTTCGCCCATGGCGATCTGTTCACCATCGGGGCATTTCTGGGACTGACCCTGCTGACGGCCATGGGGTTGACCGACACCCTGGGGCCGGTCCTGGGCATTCTGGTCCTGGCTCTCATGGTTATGGGACTGGTGGCCATTATAGGGGTCATCCTGGAACGGGTTGCCTACAAACCCCTGCGAAAAGCCGACCGCCTTGCTGCTGTTGTTTCCGCCCTGGGCGCCTCCATATTCTTTCAGAATGCGGTCATGCTCATCTACGGGGCCAGGTTCCGGGTTTATCCCCACGACATCCTGCCCAAGGTTGCCGTGAACATCCTGGGACTGGAGATTCCGCTCATCCGAATCATCATCCTGAGCACTTCCCTTCTGCTCATGGCCGGCCTGTATTTTTTCGTTCAAAAAACCAAGACGGGTACGGCCATCCGGGCAGCAGCCATTGACCAGGGCGCGGCCAAGCTCATGGGCATCAATGTCAATGGGGTCATCAGCATCGTGTTTCTCATTGGTCCGGCCCTTGGCGGGGCCGCCGGGGTCATGGTGGGGATGTACTACGGACAGGTCAATTTCACCATGGGCTGGATGTATGGGCTCAAGGCATTCATCGCTGCCATTCTCGGTGGCATCGGCAACATCCCCGGGGCCATGCTCGGAGGATTGCTCCTCGGTGTCATCGAGGCCATGGGGGCGGCATATCTGTCCATTGCCTGGAAGGATGCCATCGCCTTTGTCGTCCTGATACTCATTTTGATTGTCAGGCCTACGGGATTGTTGGGTGAACGCGTTGCTGAAAAGGTGTAG
- a CDS encoding branched-chain amino acid ABC transporter substrate-binding protein has protein sequence MSRKSVKSILLALLAFTFMCGISWAETIKIGLMCPLTGSWASEGQDMKQIVELLAEDLNAKGGLLGKKVEIVVSDDGGDARTAALSAQRLSTMGIVAVIGTYGSAVTEASQNIFDDFGIIQIANGSTAIRLTAKGMDKFFRTCPRDDEQGKVAVKTIESMGAKRVAILHDNTTYAKGLAEEAKKLLDTKSQIDVVFYDAMTPGERDYNVTLMKMKSADPDLVFFTGYYPEAGLLLRQKMEMNWNVPFLGGDATNNPQLVEIAGKDAAKDYYFLSPPVPQDLDTPEARDFLKSYVKKYGTEPGSVWAVLSGDGFLAITTAIKNTKSTDSDKLADYLHTQLKDMPGLTGKISFDQHGDRVGDLYRLYKVDASGAFVLQPK, from the coding sequence ATGAGTAGAAAATCTGTCAAGTCAATACTGCTTGCGCTTCTCGCCTTTACCTTCATGTGCGGTATTTCATGGGCAGAGACCATCAAAATCGGATTGATGTGCCCCCTGACCGGTTCCTGGGCCAGTGAAGGGCAGGACATGAAACAGATCGTGGAACTTCTGGCCGAAGACCTCAACGCCAAGGGTGGTCTTTTGGGCAAGAAGGTGGAAATCGTTGTCAGCGACGACGGGGGCGATGCGCGAACTGCGGCCCTGTCAGCCCAGCGCCTGTCCACCATGGGCATTGTGGCGGTCATTGGAACCTATGGCTCGGCCGTAACCGAGGCCTCCCAGAATATTTTCGACGATTTCGGCATCATTCAGATCGCCAACGGATCAACAGCCATCCGCCTGACTGCCAAGGGGATGGACAAATTCTTTCGCACCTGCCCAAGGGATGACGAACAAGGCAAGGTGGCCGTCAAGACCATTGAATCCATGGGAGCCAAGCGTGTGGCCATTCTGCACGATAACACCACCTATGCCAAGGGGCTTGCCGAAGAAGCCAAAAAACTCCTCGACACCAAATCACAGATTGATGTTGTTTTCTATGACGCCATGACCCCGGGAGAACGGGACTACAATGTCACCCTGATGAAGATGAAATCAGCTGATCCCGATCTGGTCTTTTTTACGGGTTACTATCCTGAAGCCGGTCTGCTTTTGCGCCAGAAAATGGAAATGAACTGGAATGTTCCCTTTCTGGGGGGTGATGCCACCAACAATCCTCAGCTGGTGGAAATTGCGGGCAAAGACGCTGCCAAGGATTACTATTTCCTGAGCCCTCCGGTTCCCCAGGATCTGGATACCCCCGAAGCCCGCGACTTTCTCAAGAGCTATGTCAAAAAATACGGCACCGAACCCGGCTCTGTATGGGCCGTACTTTCGGGTGACGGATTCCTGGCCATTACAACGGCCATCAAAAACACCAAATCCACTGATTCCGACAAGCTGGCCGACTACCTGCACACCCAGCTCAAGGACATGCCCGGTCTCACCGGAAAGATCTCCTTTGACCAGCATGGGGACCGCGTGGGCGACCTGTATCGTCTGTACAAAGTCGATGCCAGCGGTGCCTTTGTTCTGCAGCCCAAATAA